From Thalassospira lucentensis, a single genomic window includes:
- a CDS encoding DUF3800 domain-containing protein has protein sequence MTYIAYLDEFGHIGPYISRTDPKFKESPVFGLAGLILPATEVRSFGTWFFQRKQELLAWEIKRAEEHPATWEKKGAALYTLRNIKKYPEVRRMTNRVFNRIEKIGGRVFYVGTEKTHPIDEHDANRLYLSVLKEAIKRIDHFCHEDCDNGASFLLVLDEHDQRQALVTAAAQAMYNTDDPRRRLIEPPFQVESHRYQTLQAADWIAGLVGRLGACWAEPDQYADWEPFRTFFEARLNRASVRSGVRTGARARFDEQEVEQIVRALDE, from the coding sequence GTGACGTACATTGCATACCTGGATGAATTCGGTCACATCGGCCCCTACATTTCCCGCACAGATCCCAAGTTCAAAGAGAGCCCGGTTTTCGGGCTTGCAGGGCTGATACTGCCAGCGACGGAAGTTCGTTCATTCGGTACTTGGTTTTTCCAGAGAAAACAAGAGCTGCTTGCCTGGGAAATAAAACGCGCAGAGGAACATCCGGCCACTTGGGAAAAGAAGGGTGCTGCTTTATATACCCTTCGCAATATCAAGAAGTATCCAGAAGTCCGACGGATGACGAACCGCGTTTTCAATCGTATCGAGAAAATTGGTGGTCGGGTTTTTTACGTCGGTACGGAAAAGACACATCCGATTGATGAACATGATGCTAATCGGCTTTACCTATCAGTTTTGAAAGAAGCCATCAAACGCATCGATCACTTCTGCCACGAAGACTGTGACAATGGCGCTTCCTTCCTTCTTGTGCTCGATGAGCATGACCAACGGCAAGCATTGGTTACGGCTGCTGCACAAGCAATGTACAACACAGATGATCCGCGCCGAAGACTGATCGAGCCGCCTTTTCAGGTGGAAAGCCATCGCTATCAGACCTTGCAAGCCGCGGATTGGATTGCAGGCTTGGTTGGGCGCCTTGGTGCGTGTTGGGCCGAACCCGACCAATATGCAGACTGGGAGCCTTTTCGGACGTTCTTCGAAGCTCGCCTTAACCGGGCTTCCGTCCGAAGCGGAGTGCGCACTGGCGCCAGGGCACGTTTTGACGAGCAAGAAGTAGAGCAGATTGTCAGGGCTTTGGACGAATAA
- a CDS encoding helix-turn-helix domain-containing protein encodes MQSRIFQAENLSSTARLVACALVSFVNDQTLGCFPKVATLAKSTGLGERTVRNALNELAEHNLVLKQRRATGWFNTRNTYQLIGISSETKAPQTRPKRKIVPATAAASAPATDSASNRNTDLSNPDRRSKADPHANQTTRKNTGSVLPALPRDESELIKVVVRRWQQLSVQPWSNDNAAEHVCLAINRVGLDAVIDRLNELSSLRALKRTELLDHLQALRPADTSLPAASEDWLGKMPDAWARIARDFADNPSVDCPNPLAWLKSVTADIEDKTIRLTAANAATRDQIRHRFFDLLSRITASHGYQLANL; translated from the coding sequence TTGCAAAGCCGCATCTTTCAGGCCGAAAACCTTTCTTCAACAGCCCGCCTGGTTGCCTGCGCCCTGGTGAGTTTCGTCAATGACCAGACGCTGGGCTGTTTTCCGAAAGTCGCGACACTCGCAAAATCAACCGGCCTTGGTGAAAGAACCGTTCGCAATGCACTCAATGAGCTCGCAGAGCACAATCTGGTGCTGAAGCAAAGACGTGCCACTGGCTGGTTCAATACCCGCAACACCTATCAGCTGATCGGGATTTCCAGCGAGACCAAAGCCCCTCAAACCCGACCGAAAAGAAAAATCGTACCGGCAACAGCTGCCGCTTCTGCACCGGCAACAGATTCCGCTTCCAATAGGAACACGGATTTATCAAACCCGGATAGAAGGTCGAAAGCCGATCCTCATGCAAACCAGACGACCCGAAAAAATACCGGCTCAGTTCTTCCTGCCCTCCCGCGGGATGAAAGTGAACTGATCAAAGTGGTTGTTCGCCGATGGCAGCAGCTTTCGGTCCAGCCCTGGTCGAACGACAATGCAGCCGAGCATGTCTGTCTGGCGATTAACCGCGTTGGCCTTGATGCGGTCATCGATCGACTGAACGAGCTTTCCTCTCTTCGTGCGCTCAAACGCACCGAGCTGCTCGATCATCTGCAGGCTTTACGTCCAGCTGATACATCCTTGCCGGCTGCCTCTGAAGACTGGCTTGGCAAGATGCCGGATGCCTGGGCGCGCATTGCCCGGGACTTTGCCGACAATCCCTCCGTTGACTGCCCCAACCCGCTTGCCTGGCTGAAATCGGTTACGGCCGACATCGAGGATAAAACCATCCGTTTGACCGCAGCCAATGCCGCCACGCGTGACCAGATCAGGCATCGCTTCTTTGATCTGCTCTCACGCATCACCGCCAGCCATGGTTATCAGCTGGCAAATCTCTGA